In Deltaproteobacteria bacterium, one genomic interval encodes:
- a CDS encoding helix-turn-helix domain-containing protein yields the protein MMPSELLYWRKKNRYSQISLGKTLGVSTITVYRWEKGMREIPPFLHLALKYLELKGGEQKKVKKKKTAPL from the coding sequence CTGGAGAAAAAAGAACCGCTATTCCCAAATTTCACTCGGAAAGACTTTGGGTGTAAGCACGATAACGGTTTACAGGTGGGAAAAGGGTATGAGGGAAATACCTCCATTCCTTCACCTTGCACTTAAATATCTCGAATTGAAAGGGGGTGAACAAAAGAAGGTTAAAAAGAAAAAAACAGCGCCTCTTTAA